Proteins encoded within one genomic window of Kibdelosporangium phytohabitans:
- a CDS encoding ABC transporter ATP-binding protein — MAETIELEDVSKQYPGQPSPAVDRVTMRIPAGEIVVLVGPSGCGKSTTMKMINRLIEPTSGRITIGGTDILALDADEHRRNIGYVIQHTGLFPHMRVADNIATVPRMLGWDRKRITARVEELLELVGLPVDYARRYPRELSGGQQQRVGVARALAADPPVMLMDEPFGATDPITRERLQNEFLRLQRELRKTIVFVTHDFDEALKLGDRIAVLRPQSVIAQYDTPEAILAAPADDYVASFIGAGGHLKQLALMRVRDAELAAAPTIVDQLPAITADATLRDALNVMLGQNSDTVLVTEDGRALGVLDLAHLKAVLRPATETDVQA; from the coding sequence GTGGCTGAGACGATCGAGCTCGAGGACGTCAGCAAGCAGTACCCCGGGCAGCCGAGCCCGGCGGTCGACCGGGTCACGATGCGGATACCGGCAGGCGAGATCGTGGTGCTGGTCGGTCCGTCCGGCTGTGGCAAGAGCACGACGATGAAGATGATCAACAGGCTGATCGAGCCCACGTCGGGGCGGATCACCATCGGCGGCACCGACATTCTCGCGCTCGACGCGGACGAGCACCGCCGCAACATCGGGTACGTCATCCAGCACACCGGCCTGTTCCCGCACATGCGCGTGGCCGACAACATCGCCACCGTGCCGCGAATGCTTGGCTGGGACCGCAAGCGCATCACCGCGCGAGTGGAGGAATTGCTCGAACTCGTGGGCCTGCCGGTCGACTACGCGCGCCGCTACCCGCGTGAACTGTCCGGCGGCCAGCAACAGCGGGTGGGGGTGGCGCGTGCGCTTGCCGCCGATCCGCCGGTGATGCTGATGGACGAGCCGTTCGGCGCGACCGACCCGATCACCCGCGAGCGGTTGCAGAACGAGTTCCTGCGCCTGCAACGCGAACTGCGCAAGACGATCGTGTTCGTCACGCACGACTTCGACGAGGCACTCAAGCTCGGTGACCGCATCGCGGTGCTCCGCCCGCAGTCGGTCATCGCACAGTACGACACGCCCGAGGCGATTCTCGCCGCACCGGCCGACGACTACGTCGCCAGCTTCATCGGCGCGGGCGGTCACCTCAAACAGCTTGCCCTGATGCGGGTCCGTGATGCCGAGCTCGCCGCGGCACCCACCATCGTGGACCAGCTCCCCGCGATCACGGCTGACGCGACATTGCGCGACGCGCTGAACGTCATGCTCGGCCAGAACAGCGACACCGTCCTGGTCACCGAGGACGGTCGTGCTCTCGGTGTCCTCGACCTCGCGCACTTGAAGGCTGTGCTCCGCCCGGCCACCGAGACGGACGTCCAGGCATGA
- a CDS encoding DUF6299 family protein, whose product MRGYRYGVAAFVSVVVVGFIGPVADAGTTRAAGNEIAINPNGELSGDKTVTLSGTYLCNNNDPARAVFVTVSLMQDGSGRTIGEGERAVCDGQRHSFTASGKVENPPFEAGPARASATLLTLRMTPLSLPGVLTSSGQDVTLVPSP is encoded by the coding sequence ATGCGTGGTTACCGTTACGGGGTCGCGGCCTTTGTCAGCGTCGTGGTAGTGGGATTTATCGGCCCGGTCGCGGACGCGGGCACAACGCGGGCAGCCGGCAACGAGATCGCGATCAATCCGAACGGGGAATTGTCCGGCGACAAGACCGTAACCTTGTCCGGGACGTACCTGTGCAACAACAATGACCCGGCCAGGGCTGTGTTCGTGACTGTCAGCCTGATGCAGGATGGGAGTGGCCGCACGATCGGCGAGGGCGAGCGCGCTGTGTGCGACGGCCAGCGGCACTCGTTCACCGCTTCCGGCAAGGTCGAGAACCCGCCGTTCGAGGCCGGGCCCGCGCGTGCTTCGGCCACCTTGCTGACGTTGAGGATGACCCCGCTTTCCCTGCCGGGTGTGCTGACTTCCAGCGGACAGGATGTGACGTTGGTTCCCTCGCCGTGA
- a CDS encoding MFS transporter — protein MRSRGIAMVVLIVAAFMDLMDAMITNVALPSIQRDIGATPAQLEWTLTGYILAFAALMITGGRLGDIWGRQRVFLVGVSGFTATSLLAAVAQTGGVLVASRIGQGAFAAMMVPQVLSSIQAMYKPAERGPIFGVMAALGGLGVLAGQLLGGWLITIDAFGMGWRSVFVINVPIGILLIVATLLFVPDTRATRRLTLDFTGVLLATAGLLLLVYPLVEGHNHGWAAWVWVMLAAAPVVLFVFARHQRRKSRRDDSPLVPAGLFGNRTFAAGLAVQLTYQLGWGSFALVFGIYVQEGLRFSPLETGLAMLPITVGSFAGTAIAAPLAARAGKSLVVIGGVIQALSFGWYMLVVDEKHTALSGWDLIWPLGLSGIGMIVLAVPLMDLALSTVPTDHAGAASGVFNTFQQIGYALGIAVVGVVFFGVLGAGESPGAYRSGLLAGTWVTIIAFTVAAVAGLLLPRRNPGTGPHPAEAGFPAGGDPITNDVTSAAPTAMHRHDH, from the coding sequence ATGAGAAGCAGGGGAATCGCGATGGTCGTGCTGATCGTCGCCGCCTTCATGGACCTGATGGACGCCATGATCACCAACGTCGCGCTGCCCAGCATCCAGCGCGACATCGGCGCGACACCGGCCCAGCTGGAGTGGACGCTGACCGGTTACATCCTCGCGTTCGCCGCGCTGATGATCACCGGCGGCAGGCTCGGCGACATCTGGGGCCGCCAACGGGTCTTCCTGGTCGGTGTCAGCGGGTTCACCGCGACCTCGCTGCTGGCGGCGGTCGCGCAGACCGGCGGCGTCCTCGTGGCGTCCCGGATCGGTCAGGGCGCGTTCGCGGCGATGATGGTGCCCCAGGTCCTCTCCAGCATCCAGGCGATGTACAAGCCGGCGGAACGCGGCCCGATCTTCGGCGTCATGGCCGCGCTGGGCGGTCTCGGTGTGCTCGCCGGGCAACTGCTCGGCGGCTGGCTGATCACCATCGACGCGTTCGGCATGGGATGGCGCAGCGTGTTCGTCATCAACGTACCGATCGGCATCCTGCTGATCGTGGCCACGCTGCTGTTCGTGCCCGACACGCGCGCCACGCGACGCCTGACACTCGACTTCACCGGCGTCCTGCTCGCCACCGCCGGACTGCTGCTCCTGGTCTACCCGCTGGTCGAAGGACACAACCACGGCTGGGCGGCGTGGGTTTGGGTCATGCTCGCCGCGGCACCCGTCGTGCTGTTCGTCTTCGCACGGCACCAGCGACGCAAGTCCCGGCGCGACGACTCGCCGCTCGTGCCCGCGGGCCTGTTCGGCAACCGCACCTTCGCCGCCGGGCTGGCCGTGCAGCTGACGTACCAGCTCGGCTGGGGCAGTTTCGCCCTGGTCTTCGGGATCTACGTCCAGGAAGGCCTGCGGTTCAGTCCACTGGAGACCGGACTGGCCATGCTGCCGATCACGGTGGGATCGTTCGCCGGAACGGCGATCGCCGCACCGCTCGCGGCACGGGCGGGCAAGAGCCTGGTCGTGATCGGTGGCGTGATCCAGGCGCTGTCGTTCGGGTGGTACATGCTCGTCGTCGACGAGAAGCACACCGCACTGTCCGGATGGGACCTCATCTGGCCGCTCGGTCTCAGCGGCATCGGCATGATCGTGCTGGCCGTGCCGTTGATGGACCTCGCGCTGTCCACCGTCCCGACCGACCACGCCGGTGCCGCGTCCGGCGTGTTCAACACCTTCCAGCAGATCGGCTACGCACTCGGCATAGCCGTCGTCGGTGTCGTGTTCTTCGGCGTGCTGGGCGCAGGCGAGTCACCCGGCGCGTACCGCTCCGGACTTCTCGCCGGCACCTGGGTCACGATCATCGCGTTCACGGTCGCGGCCGTCGCCGGTCTGCTCCTGCCACGGCGAAACCCCGGCACCGGGCCACATCCGGCGGAGGCCGGCTTCCCCGCTGGGGGTGACCCGATCACGAATGACGTGACATCCGCGGCCCCGACCGCGATGCATCGGCATGACCACTGA
- a CDS encoding glycine betaine ABC transporter substrate-binding protein — MHITRRTMAAALALVMAATVATGCTIETAPDKTAVGAGSIKKIDSLAGAKIRVSSKEFDEQLLLGQIAIVALRAAGADPEDKTNITGSANVRQALTSGEVDLYWEYTGTAWVTYLKNTKPVPDAQAQYDAVKQGDAVNEIVWWARSPANDTYAIAVNEDALKKYGTKTLSDYAALAKRDPAAASTCIGPEFKSRDDGFPGLQKAYDFTLPDAQIHLLNDAVIYPTAGKGGTCNFGEVATTDGRVPAQKLTPLEDDRKFFPIYNPAITIRAAVARQHPQLEQVFDSIAAKLDTKVLSGLNKKVSVEGVKPAAVATEWMKSEGFIS, encoded by the coding sequence ATGCACATCACTCGACGCACCATGGCCGCGGCGCTCGCGCTCGTCATGGCGGCGACCGTCGCCACCGGGTGCACGATCGAGACGGCACCGGACAAGACCGCGGTCGGCGCGGGGTCGATCAAGAAGATCGACTCGCTGGCAGGCGCCAAGATCAGGGTCAGCTCGAAGGAGTTCGACGAACAGCTGCTGCTCGGCCAGATCGCCATCGTCGCGCTGCGGGCGGCCGGTGCCGATCCGGAGGACAAGACCAACATCACCGGTTCCGCCAACGTCCGCCAGGCGCTGACCAGCGGCGAGGTCGATCTCTACTGGGAGTACACCGGAACCGCCTGGGTGACCTACCTCAAGAACACCAAACCGGTCCCGGACGCGCAGGCGCAGTACGACGCGGTGAAGCAGGGCGATGCGGTGAACGAGATCGTCTGGTGGGCGCGCTCGCCCGCGAACGACACCTACGCGATCGCGGTCAACGAGGACGCGCTGAAGAAGTACGGCACGAAGACCCTGTCGGACTACGCGGCGCTCGCCAAGCGGGACCCAGCGGCGGCGTCCACCTGCATCGGACCGGAGTTCAAGAGCCGCGACGACGGCTTCCCCGGGTTGCAGAAGGCATACGACTTCACCCTGCCGGACGCGCAGATCCACCTGCTCAACGACGCCGTCATCTACCCGACCGCGGGCAAGGGCGGCACCTGCAACTTCGGTGAGGTCGCCACGACCGACGGCCGGGTCCCGGCGCAGAAGCTGACACCGCTGGAGGACGACCGGAAGTTCTTCCCGATCTACAACCCCGCCATCACGATCCGTGCCGCAGTGGCCAGGCAGCACCCGCAGCTCGAGCAGGTCTTCGACTCGATCGCGGCGAAGCTCGACACCAAGGTGCTGTCCGGGCTGAACAAGAAGGTCAGCGTCGAAGGCGTGAAACCTGCCGCTGTCGCCACCGAGTGGATGAAGTCCGAGGGCTTCATTTCCTGA
- a CDS encoding response regulator transcription factor: MAEQLRVVIAEDNYLVREGTRRLLADSGLVDVLAAVGTADELRDAVRRLRPDAVLTVIRMPPSHHMEGIDAAHAIRADHPGTGVAVLSQHTDASYALALFRDGTADLAYLLKDRLDNVEDLIRALREVAQGGSVVDPLVVEALVTRHTRTAHSPLATLTPRELDILREMAQGKTNAGIEQAVHLSASTVEKHVNSIFNELELAEQPVHRRVAAVLAFLRERPAE, from the coding sequence ATGGCTGAGCAGCTGCGAGTGGTGATCGCCGAGGACAACTACCTGGTGCGAGAAGGAACACGGAGACTGCTGGCGGATTCCGGCCTCGTGGACGTACTCGCCGCGGTCGGCACCGCCGACGAACTGCGCGACGCCGTACGCAGACTCCGCCCGGACGCAGTGCTGACCGTCATCCGTATGCCACCAAGCCACCACATGGAAGGCATCGACGCCGCCCACGCCATCCGGGCCGACCACCCCGGCACGGGCGTCGCTGTGCTGTCCCAGCACACAGACGCCAGCTACGCGCTCGCACTGTTCCGGGACGGCACAGCCGATCTCGCCTACCTGCTCAAGGACCGCCTCGACAACGTCGAAGACCTCATCCGAGCGCTCCGGGAAGTCGCCCAAGGCGGCTCAGTCGTCGACCCGCTCGTCGTCGAGGCCCTCGTCACCCGGCACACCCGCACCGCCCACTCCCCGCTAGCCACCCTCACCCCACGCGAACTCGACATCCTGCGCGAGATGGCCCAAGGCAAAACCAACGCAGGCATCGAACAAGCCGTGCACCTGTCCGCGTCCACCGTGGAGAAACACGTCAACTCCATCTTCAACGAACTCGAACTCGCCGAGCAGCCCGTGCACCGCCGAGTCGCCGCGGTACTCGCCTTCCTGCGGGAACGTCCTGCCGAGTGA
- a CDS encoding TetR/AcrR family transcriptional regulator, which produces MDAHPRLPAAIELAWGLRTPVRSGPKPKFTLPRIVAAAITLVDRTGLETFSMNKLADELGTKTMSLYRYVESKEDLLTLMLDLGYGPLPGDTPPASPPRAGLEFWARRMFATYQAHPWMLKVRIRSLPTTPNALAWVDYGLQCLAGTRLSDTDRLNGLLLLDGHVRNSSRLATDLGETGGSASQYSRIMGGLVRAEDYPALARMIASGAVDSRDRDQADQAGFEFGLTRVLDWLTSA; this is translated from the coding sequence ATGGACGCGCATCCCCGGCTGCCCGCGGCGATCGAGCTGGCGTGGGGCCTGCGCACGCCGGTCCGCAGTGGCCCGAAGCCCAAGTTCACCCTGCCCCGGATCGTGGCCGCGGCGATCACCCTGGTCGACCGGACCGGCCTCGAGACGTTCTCGATGAACAAGCTGGCCGACGAGCTCGGCACGAAGACCATGTCGCTCTACCGCTACGTGGAGTCCAAAGAAGACCTGCTGACCCTGATGCTGGACCTGGGTTACGGTCCTCTCCCCGGTGACACCCCGCCGGCGTCGCCACCCCGTGCGGGTCTGGAGTTCTGGGCGCGCCGCATGTTCGCGACCTACCAGGCGCATCCGTGGATGCTCAAGGTCCGGATCCGCAGCCTGCCCACCACGCCGAACGCGCTCGCGTGGGTGGACTACGGCCTGCAGTGCCTCGCTGGGACACGGTTGAGCGACACCGATCGCCTCAACGGCCTGCTGCTGCTCGACGGGCATGTGCGCAACAGTTCGAGGCTGGCCACCGACCTCGGGGAAACCGGCGGCTCCGCTTCCCAGTACTCCAGGATCATGGGCGGGCTGGTGCGTGCGGAGGACTACCCGGCGTTGGCGCGGATGATCGCGAGCGGCGCCGTCGACTCCCGTGACCGCGACCAGGCCGATCAGGCCGGTTTCGAGTTCGGTCTGACTCGCGTCCTGGACTGGCTCACCAGCGCGTAA
- a CDS encoding ABC transporter permease — MSLTEYISDNLVEIYNDAVRHANLTIVAMLIAVLIGVAAGVLTYQRFALAALVTTTTASFLTIPSIALLGILIGLVGLGTTNVLIALVVYALLPIIRNTIVGLRGVDKAVVEAGQGMGMGRSRLLWRVRLPLAWPVILSGVRVSTQMTIGIAAIGAYVKGPGLGNQIFDGLGRFGAANSLNQVLVGTFGIVLLALLFDLAFGLVGRLTTSRGIRG, encoded by the coding sequence TTGAGCCTGACCGAGTACATCAGCGACAACTTGGTCGAGATCTACAACGACGCGGTCCGGCACGCCAATCTGACCATCGTCGCGATGCTGATCGCCGTGCTGATCGGCGTGGCCGCCGGTGTGCTCACCTACCAGCGATTCGCCTTGGCGGCCCTGGTGACCACCACGACCGCGTCGTTCCTGACGATCCCCTCGATCGCCTTGCTCGGCATCCTCATCGGCCTCGTGGGTCTGGGAACCACGAACGTCCTGATCGCGCTCGTGGTGTACGCGCTGCTGCCGATCATCCGCAACACGATCGTCGGTCTGCGCGGTGTCGACAAGGCGGTCGTCGAAGCGGGACAGGGGATGGGCATGGGCCGGTCCCGGTTGCTGTGGCGCGTGCGCCTGCCGCTGGCGTGGCCGGTCATCCTGTCCGGAGTCCGGGTGTCGACCCAGATGACGATCGGCATCGCGGCCATCGGCGCCTACGTGAAGGGGCCGGGCCTCGGCAACCAGATCTTCGACGGCCTCGGCCGTTTCGGTGCGGCGAACTCCCTCAACCAGGTACTGGTCGGGACGTTCGGCATCGTGCTGCTCGCGCTGCTGTTCGACCTGGCGTTCGGCCTGGTCGGCAGGCTGACGACATCGAGGGGGATCCGTGGCTGA
- a CDS encoding ABC transporter permease → MTATDPNRNPAGFDGGAAPGTAPPIAGRARAGWRGLVLRPILIVVALVTLYLVVRGIPADSIEARYLDGDELARELREHVWLSILSTVCTIVIAVPLGVLITRPGARWIKPVGLGLGNLGQAVPSIGLVVLLALWMGTGTTTVVVALVVYAVLPVLRNTIVGLEGVDRTVIESARGMGMPKLAVLTRIELPLAVPVILAGIRTALVLTFASATLATFVGGGGLGGGLVAGIGLDRPILSVTYGIVVAALALVADWLGLVAEEVLRPKGI, encoded by the coding sequence ATGACTGCCACCGATCCGAACCGGAACCCTGCCGGCTTCGACGGGGGAGCAGCGCCCGGTACCGCGCCGCCGATCGCCGGCCGGGCGCGCGCCGGCTGGCGTGGACTGGTGCTGCGGCCGATCCTGATCGTGGTGGCCCTGGTCACGCTTTACCTTGTGGTGCGCGGAATTCCGGCCGACTCCATCGAGGCGCGCTATCTCGACGGCGACGAGCTCGCCCGTGAGTTGCGCGAGCACGTGTGGCTGTCGATCCTCTCGACTGTGTGCACGATCGTCATCGCCGTGCCGCTCGGTGTTCTGATCACACGCCCGGGAGCTCGCTGGATCAAGCCCGTGGGACTGGGGCTCGGCAACCTCGGCCAGGCGGTGCCGTCCATCGGATTGGTCGTGCTCCTGGCCCTGTGGATGGGCACCGGAACCACCACCGTGGTCGTGGCGCTGGTCGTCTACGCCGTGCTGCCGGTGCTGCGCAACACGATCGTCGGGCTGGAGGGAGTGGACCGGACGGTCATCGAATCGGCCAGGGGCATGGGGATGCCGAAACTGGCCGTGCTCACCCGGATCGAGCTCCCGCTTGCCGTACCGGTGATCCTCGCCGGCATCCGGACGGCCCTCGTGCTCACCTTCGCCAGCGCGACGCTCGCCACCTTCGTCGGCGGGGGTGGCCTCGGCGGTGGTCTCGTCGCGGGCATCGGGCTCGACCGGCCGATCCTCAGCGTCACCTACGGCATCGTCGTCGCCGCTCTCGCCCTCGTCGCCGACTGGCTGGGGCTTGTCGCGGAGGAGGTATTGCGGCCAAAGGGAATCTGA